One Candidatus Polarisedimenticolaceae bacterium genomic region harbors:
- the aroC gene encoding chorismate synthase, whose translation MKLRFLTAGESHGPALNVVVEGLPAGVPVDRGTIDRDLKRRMGGYGRGGRMKIESDAAEILGGVRFGLTLGSPVSLLIRNRDYANWTVAMSPDGPPPEPAERKAVTRPRPGHADLAGALKYGTHDARDILERASARETASRVAAGALAKALLTCTGIEITSRTLAVGKAQGPEDEDFDALLALPDDAAMRTTDAAAQAAMVAEVERAKRLGDSIGGVFEVLARGVPPGLGSHVHWDRRLDGRLGGAVLSIQAVKAVSVGEGIEGAESLGSALHDPIGYDANRRAFTRSSNRAGGIEGGMSNGEVIHVRGYLKPLATLPKPLGSVDLADKSPFEAAFERTDTIPIVAAGVVGEAMTALILADELLIKCGGDSLAETLRNLAGYRESIREF comes from the coding sequence ATGAAACTGCGATTCCTCACCGCCGGCGAGTCCCACGGCCCCGCCCTGAACGTGGTCGTCGAAGGCCTCCCCGCCGGGGTCCCGGTGGATCGCGGAACGATCGACCGCGACCTGAAGCGGCGCATGGGTGGCTACGGACGCGGCGGGCGGATGAAGATCGAGTCGGACGCCGCCGAGATCCTCGGCGGGGTGCGCTTCGGCCTCACCCTGGGATCGCCGGTGTCCCTCCTGATCCGCAACCGCGACTACGCGAACTGGACGGTCGCGATGAGCCCCGACGGTCCCCCCCCCGAGCCGGCGGAACGCAAGGCGGTGACGCGGCCCCGGCCCGGCCACGCGGACCTCGCAGGAGCGCTCAAGTACGGGACGCACGACGCACGCGACATCCTGGAGCGGGCGAGCGCCCGCGAGACCGCCTCCCGCGTGGCCGCCGGCGCGCTCGCGAAGGCGCTGCTGACCTGCACGGGGATCGAGATCACGAGCCGCACCCTCGCCGTTGGAAAGGCGCAAGGGCCCGAAGACGAGGACTTCGACGCCCTCCTGGCGCTTCCGGACGACGCCGCGATGCGTACGACCGACGCGGCCGCCCAGGCGGCGATGGTCGCCGAGGTGGAGCGCGCGAAGCGTCTGGGCGATTCGATCGGCGGCGTCTTCGAGGTCCTCGCGCGCGGGGTGCCGCCGGGGCTCGGGAGCCACGTGCACTGGGACCGACGTCTGGACGGTCGCCTCGGGGGTGCCGTGCTCTCGATCCAGGCGGTGAAGGCGGTGAGCGTGGGTGAGGGGATCGAGGGAGCGGAGAGCCTGGGGAGCGCGCTGCACGATCCGATCGGCTACGACGCGAATCGGCGCGCCTTCACGCGCTCGAGCAACCGCGCCGGCGGGATCGAAGGCGGGATGTCCAACGGGGAGGTGATCCACGTGCGCGGATACCTCAAGCCGCTCGCGACCCTGCCGAAGCCGCTCGGCTCCGTCGACCTCGCGGACAAGTCCCCGTTCGAGGCCGCGTTCGAACGTACCGACACGATCCCGATCGTGGCGGCCGGCGTGGTCGGAGAGGCCATGACCGCCCTCATCCTCGCGGACGAACTGCTGATCAAGTGCGGCGGGGATTCGCTCGCGGAGACGCTGCGCAACCTCGCCGGTTATCGGGAGTCGATCAGGGAATTCTGA
- the tsaE gene encoding tRNA (adenosine(37)-N6)-threonylcarbamoyltransferase complex ATPase subunit type 1 TsaE — MDTRQQRRDKPGGPAPRPPAGRRTLYALSEEETSELGRAMGRGLRGGELVVLEGDLGVGKTTFTRGLAEGVGIDPGEVSSPSFTLVQEYKGGRVPFFHVDLYRLVDGDDDVSSLGLEDLMASGGVVVVEWGDKLPSFLRHGALGVRFQDLGEGSRRIEISPDARAAAAPSRGDA, encoded by the coding sequence ATGGACACGAGACAGCAGCGCCGGGACAAGCCGGGCGGCCCGGCGCCGCGCCCTCCCGCGGGGCGGCGAACGCTTTATGCCCTGAGCGAGGAGGAGACCTCCGAGCTGGGACGCGCGATGGGCCGCGGGCTTCGCGGAGGCGAGCTCGTCGTCCTGGAGGGCGACCTCGGCGTCGGAAAGACCACCTTCACGCGGGGACTCGCCGAGGGAGTGGGGATCGACCCGGGCGAGGTCAGCTCGCCGTCGTTCACGCTGGTCCAGGAGTACAAGGGCGGACGCGTCCCGTTCTTTCACGTCGACTTGTACCGGCTCGTCGACGGGGACGACGACGTCTCGTCGCTGGGCCTCGAGGACCTGATGGCCTCCGGAGGCGTCGTGGTCGTGGAATGGGGGGACAAGCTCCCGTCGTTCCTGCGTCACGGGGCGCTGGGCGTGCGATTCCAGGACCTCGGCGAAGGCTCCCGGCGGATCGAGATCTCCCCGGACGCGCGCGCCGCCGCCGCGCCTTCGCGCGGGGACGCCTGA
- a CDS encoding NAD(P)H-hydrate dehydratase codes for MRIVTGDQMRAADRDAIERLGIPGILLMEQAGRAVSDALLEDRPDAGRVGVAILCGRGNNGGDGFVIARHLRARGIDAMVVSLAAASDLRGDAALAHETAIDAGVRVVEAADAASWAKARERALERGIVVDALLGTGVSGGARGLVAEVIADLARSPAFVAAVDLPSGVDANTGEVAGPAVRADVTYTLCRPKLALVLEPAASLAGRWRVLDIGIPDEAVDAAGSELEWLDAAAVAPLLPPRPPDAHKGRFGHLLIVAGSRGKSGAAVLCARGALRAGVGLVTVATTRDAQPLVATQQAEVMTEVASSASTALKLLSTRDAIAIGPGLGTSGAARTLVTTLLAKRKVPAVADADALNVFEGKRLRAGKLPLVITPHPGEAARLLGTTAAAVQADRLGAARRLADATGAVVLLKGRHTLVAEPGGAAAFNSTGNPGMATAGMGDVLTGVLGALLARGIPARDAARLAAYVHGDAGDRAAKVRGQEGLIATDAVDALPAAWLALREAGGGS; via the coding sequence ATGCGGATCGTGACGGGTGACCAGATGCGCGCTGCCGATCGCGACGCGATCGAGCGGCTCGGCATCCCCGGCATCCTGCTGATGGAGCAGGCCGGGCGCGCCGTCTCCGACGCGCTGCTCGAGGACCGGCCCGACGCCGGTCGCGTGGGCGTCGCGATCCTCTGCGGCCGCGGAAACAACGGCGGAGACGGGTTCGTGATCGCGCGGCACCTCCGCGCGCGGGGGATCGACGCGATGGTCGTGTCCCTCGCCGCGGCGTCCGACCTTCGCGGCGACGCGGCGTTGGCCCACGAAACGGCGATCGACGCGGGGGTGCGCGTCGTCGAAGCCGCCGACGCGGCCTCGTGGGCGAAAGCCCGGGAACGCGCCCTCGAACGGGGAATCGTCGTCGACGCGCTGCTCGGCACGGGGGTGTCCGGCGGCGCCCGCGGACTCGTCGCGGAGGTGATCGCCGACCTCGCGCGCTCCCCCGCCTTCGTCGCCGCCGTCGATCTCCCCTCCGGGGTCGACGCGAACACCGGCGAGGTGGCGGGCCCCGCCGTCCGCGCCGACGTGACGTACACCTTGTGCCGACCGAAGCTCGCCCTCGTCCTCGAGCCCGCCGCCTCCCTCGCCGGGCGCTGGCGCGTGCTCGACATCGGCATCCCCGACGAGGCGGTGGACGCCGCCGGATCGGAGCTCGAGTGGCTCGACGCCGCCGCGGTCGCGCCCCTGCTCCCCCCGCGGCCGCCGGACGCCCACAAGGGCCGGTTCGGACATCTCCTGATCGTCGCCGGGTCCCGCGGGAAGTCGGGCGCGGCGGTCCTTTGCGCCCGCGGGGCCCTGCGCGCCGGTGTCGGCCTCGTCACCGTCGCGACCACGCGCGACGCGCAGCCCCTCGTCGCGACCCAGCAGGCCGAGGTCATGACCGAGGTCGCCTCGTCCGCGTCGACGGCGCTGAAGCTCCTGTCCACGCGCGACGCGATCGCGATCGGCCCCGGGCTCGGCACGTCGGGCGCGGCGAGGACGCTCGTGACGACGCTCCTCGCGAAGCGGAAGGTCCCGGCCGTCGCCGACGCGGACGCGCTCAACGTCTTCGAAGGGAAGCGCCTTCGGGCCGGGAAGCTCCCCCTGGTCATCACCCCGCACCCGGGCGAGGCGGCCCGGTTGTTGGGTACGACGGCCGCTGCGGTCCAGGCCGACCGTTTGGGCGCCGCCCGGCGCCTCGCCGACGCGACCGGCGCCGTCGTCCTCCTGAAGGGGCGCCACACCCTCGTGGCCGAGCCCGGGGGGGCCGCCGCCTTCAACTCCACGGGGAACCCGGGGATGGCGACCGCGGGCATGGGCGACGTCCTGACCGGGGTCCTGGGGGCCTTGCTGGCCCGCGGCATCCCCGCACGGGACGCGGCGCGCCTGGCGGCCTATGTTCACGGCGACGCCGGGGATCGCGCGGCGAAGGTCCGGGGTCAGGAGGGGTTGATCGCGACCGACGCGGTGGACGCGCTTCCCGCAGCATGGCTCGCGCTGCGGGAGGCGGGAGGGGGAAGCTGA